Proteins from a single region of Felis catus isolate Fca126 chromosome B4, F.catus_Fca126_mat1.0, whole genome shotgun sequence:
- the IKZF4 gene encoding zinc finger protein Eos isoform X6: MYSDEESSRLLGPDERLLEKDDSVIVEDSLSEPLGYCDGSGPEPHSPGGIRLPNGKLKCDVCGMVCIGPNVLMVHKRSHTGERPFHCNQCGASFTQKGNLLRHIKLHSGEKPFKCPFCNYACRRRDALTGHLRTHSVSSPTVGKPYKCNYCGRSYKQQSTLEEHKERCHNYLQSLSTEAQALAGQAGDEIRDLEMVPDSMLHSSSERPTFIDRLANSLTKRKRSTPQKFVGEKQMRFSLSDIPYDVNSGGYEKDVELVAHHGLEPGFGGSLAFVGAEHLRPLRLPPTNCISELTPVISSVYTQMQPLPGRLELPGSREAGEGPEDLADGGPLLYRARGPLTDPGASPSNGCQDSTDTESNHEDRVGGVVSLPQGPPPQPPPTIVVGRPSPAYAKEDPKPQEGLLRGTPGPSKEVLRVVGESGEPVKAFKCEHCRILFLDHVMFTIHMGCHGFRDPFECNICGYHSQDRYEFSSHIVRGEHKVG; the protein is encoded by the exons ATGTACAGCGATGAGGAGTCGAGCAGACTGCTGGGGCCAGATGAGCGGCTCCTAGAAAAGGACGACAGTGTGATCGTGGAAGACTCGTTGTCAGAGCCCCTGGGCTACTGTGATGGAAGTGGGCCAGAGCCTCACTCCCCCGGGGGCATCCGGCTGCCCAATGGCAAGCTCAAATGTGATGTCTGCGGCATGGTCTGTATCGGACCCAATGTGCTCATGGTGCATAAGCGCAGCCACACGG GTGAAAGGCCCTTCCACTGCAACCAGTGTGGCGCCTCCTTCACCCAGAAGGGGAACCTGCTGCGCCACATCAAACTTCACTCTGGGGAGAAGCCTTTCAAATGTCCCTTCTGTAACTACGCCTGCCGCCGGCGCGATGCTCTCACTGGCCACCTCCGCACACACTCGG TCTCCTCTCCCACGGTGGGCAAGCCCTACAAGTGTAACTACTGTGGCCGGAGCTACAAACAGCAGAGTACCCTGGAGGAGCACAAAGAGCGGTGCCACAACTACCTACAGAGTCTCAGCACTGAAGCCCAAGCTCTGGCTGGCCAAGCAG GTGATGAGATACGTGACCTGGAGATGGTGCCAGACTCCATGTTGCACTCGTCCTCTGAGCGGCCAACCTTCATTGATCGGCTGGCCAACAGCCTCACCAAACGCAAGCGTTCCACCCCCCAGAAGTTCGTAG GTGAAAAGCAGATGCGTTTCAGCCTCTCAGACATCCCCTATGATGTGAACTCGGGTGGCTATGAGAAGGATGTGGAGTTGGTAGCACATcatggcctggagcctggcttTGGAGGTTCTCTGGCCTTTGTGGGGGCAGAGCATCTGCGTCCCCTCCGCCTTCCACCTACCAATTGCATCTCAGAACTCACACCCGTCATCAGCTCTGTCTACACCCAGATGCAGCCCCTCCCCGGCCGACTGGAGCTTCCAGGGTCCCGAGAAGCAGGTGAGGGACCCGAGGACCTGGCCGATGGAGGTCCCCTCCTCTACCGGGCCCGAGGCCCCCTGACCGACCCTGGGGCATCCCCCAGCAATGGCTGCCAAGACTCCACAGATACAGAGAGCAACCACGAAGATCGGGTTGGGGGGGTGGTATCCCTCCCTCAgggtcccccaccccagccacctcCCACCATTGTGGTGGGCCGGCCCAGTCCTGCCTACGCCAAAGAGGACCCCAAGCCGCAGGAGGGGTTACTACGGGGCACCCCAGGCCCCTCCAAGGAAGTGCTCCGGGTGGTGGGCGAGAGTGGTGAGCCTGTGAAAGCCTTCAAGTGTGAGCACTGCCGAATCCTTTTTCTGGACCATGTCATGTTCACCATCCACATGGGCTGCCATGGCTTCAGAGACCCTTTCGAGTGTAACATCTGTGGTTACCACAGCCAGGACCGGTACGAATTCTCTTCTCACATTGTCCGGGGGGAGCACAAGGTGGGCTAG
- the IKZF4 gene encoding zinc finger protein Eos isoform X3 — protein MDIEDCNGRSYMSGSGDSSLEKEFLGAPVGPSVSTPNSQHSSPSRSLSANSIKVEMYSDEESSRLLGPDERLLEKDDSVIVEDSLSEPLGYCDGSGPEPHSPGGIRLPNGKLKCDVCGMVCIGPNVLMVHKRSHTGERPFHCNQCGASFTQKGNLLRHIKLHSGEKPFKCPFCNYACRRRDALTGHLRTHSVSSPTVGKPYKCNYCGRSYKQQSTLEEHKERCHNYLQSLSTEAQALAGQAGDEIRDLEMVPDSMLHSSSERPTFIDRLANSLTKRKRSTPQKFVGEKQMRFSLSDIPYDVNSGGYEKDVELVAHHGLEPGFGGSLAFVGAEHLRPLRLPPTNCISELTPVISSVYTQMQPLPGRLELPGSREAGEGPEDLADGGPLLYRARGPLTDPGASPSNGCQDSTDTESNHEDRVGGVVSLPQGPPPQPPPTIVVGRPSPAYAKEDPKPQEGLLRGTPGPSKEVLRVVGESGEPVKAFKCEHCRILFLDHVMFTIHMGCHGFRDPFECNICGYHSQDRYEFSSHIVRGEHKVG, from the exons GTAGCGGGGACTCATCTCTGGAGAAGGAGTTCCTTGGGGCCCCAGTGGGGCCCTCGGTGAGCACCCCCAACAGCCAGCACTCTTCTCCCAGCCGCTCACTCAGTG CCAACTCCATCAAGGTGGAGATGTACAGCGATGAGGAGTCGAGCAGACTGCTGGGGCCAGATGAGCGGCTCCTAGAAAAGGACGACAGTGTGATCGTGGAAGACTCGTTGTCAGAGCCCCTGGGCTACTGTGATGGAAGTGGGCCAGAGCCTCACTCCCCCGGGGGCATCCGGCTGCCCAATGGCAAGCTCAAATGTGATGTCTGCGGCATGGTCTGTATCGGACCCAATGTGCTCATGGTGCATAAGCGCAGCCACACGG GTGAAAGGCCCTTCCACTGCAACCAGTGTGGCGCCTCCTTCACCCAGAAGGGGAACCTGCTGCGCCACATCAAACTTCACTCTGGGGAGAAGCCTTTCAAATGTCCCTTCTGTAACTACGCCTGCCGCCGGCGCGATGCTCTCACTGGCCACCTCCGCACACACTCGG TCTCCTCTCCCACGGTGGGCAAGCCCTACAAGTGTAACTACTGTGGCCGGAGCTACAAACAGCAGAGTACCCTGGAGGAGCACAAAGAGCGGTGCCACAACTACCTACAGAGTCTCAGCACTGAAGCCCAAGCTCTGGCTGGCCAAGCAG GTGATGAGATACGTGACCTGGAGATGGTGCCAGACTCCATGTTGCACTCGTCCTCTGAGCGGCCAACCTTCATTGATCGGCTGGCCAACAGCCTCACCAAACGCAAGCGTTCCACCCCCCAGAAGTTCGTAG GTGAAAAGCAGATGCGTTTCAGCCTCTCAGACATCCCCTATGATGTGAACTCGGGTGGCTATGAGAAGGATGTGGAGTTGGTAGCACATcatggcctggagcctggcttTGGAGGTTCTCTGGCCTTTGTGGGGGCAGAGCATCTGCGTCCCCTCCGCCTTCCACCTACCAATTGCATCTCAGAACTCACACCCGTCATCAGCTCTGTCTACACCCAGATGCAGCCCCTCCCCGGCCGACTGGAGCTTCCAGGGTCCCGAGAAGCAGGTGAGGGACCCGAGGACCTGGCCGATGGAGGTCCCCTCCTCTACCGGGCCCGAGGCCCCCTGACCGACCCTGGGGCATCCCCCAGCAATGGCTGCCAAGACTCCACAGATACAGAGAGCAACCACGAAGATCGGGTTGGGGGGGTGGTATCCCTCCCTCAgggtcccccaccccagccacctcCCACCATTGTGGTGGGCCGGCCCAGTCCTGCCTACGCCAAAGAGGACCCCAAGCCGCAGGAGGGGTTACTACGGGGCACCCCAGGCCCCTCCAAGGAAGTGCTCCGGGTGGTGGGCGAGAGTGGTGAGCCTGTGAAAGCCTTCAAGTGTGAGCACTGCCGAATCCTTTTTCTGGACCATGTCATGTTCACCATCCACATGGGCTGCCATGGCTTCAGAGACCCTTTCGAGTGTAACATCTGTGGTTACCACAGCCAGGACCGGTACGAATTCTCTTCTCACATTGTCCGGGGGGAGCACAAGGTGGGCTAG
- the IKZF4 gene encoding zinc finger protein Eos isoform X7, giving the protein MDIEDCNGRSYMSGSGDSSLEKEFLGAPVGPSVSTPNSQHSSPSRSLSGERPFHCNQCGASFTQKGNLLRHIKLHSGEKPFKCPFCNYACRRRDALTGHLRTHSVSSPTVGKPYKCNYCGRSYKQQSTLEEHKERCHNYLQSLSTEAQALAGQAGDEIRDLEMVPDSMLHSSSERPTFIDRLANSLTKRKRSTPQKFVGEKQMRFSLSDIPYDVNSGGYEKDVELVAHHGLEPGFGGSLAFVGAEHLRPLRLPPTNCISELTPVISSVYTQMQPLPGRLELPGSREAGEGPEDLADGGPLLYRARGPLTDPGASPSNGCQDSTDTESNHEDRVGGVVSLPQGPPPQPPPTIVVGRPSPAYAKEDPKPQEGLLRGTPGPSKEVLRVVGESGEPVKAFKCEHCRILFLDHVMFTIHMGCHGFRDPFECNICGYHSQDRYEFSSHIVRGEHKVG; this is encoded by the exons GTAGCGGGGACTCATCTCTGGAGAAGGAGTTCCTTGGGGCCCCAGTGGGGCCCTCGGTGAGCACCCCCAACAGCCAGCACTCTTCTCCCAGCCGCTCACTCAGTG GTGAAAGGCCCTTCCACTGCAACCAGTGTGGCGCCTCCTTCACCCAGAAGGGGAACCTGCTGCGCCACATCAAACTTCACTCTGGGGAGAAGCCTTTCAAATGTCCCTTCTGTAACTACGCCTGCCGCCGGCGCGATGCTCTCACTGGCCACCTCCGCACACACTCGG TCTCCTCTCCCACGGTGGGCAAGCCCTACAAGTGTAACTACTGTGGCCGGAGCTACAAACAGCAGAGTACCCTGGAGGAGCACAAAGAGCGGTGCCACAACTACCTACAGAGTCTCAGCACTGAAGCCCAAGCTCTGGCTGGCCAAGCAG GTGATGAGATACGTGACCTGGAGATGGTGCCAGACTCCATGTTGCACTCGTCCTCTGAGCGGCCAACCTTCATTGATCGGCTGGCCAACAGCCTCACCAAACGCAAGCGTTCCACCCCCCAGAAGTTCGTAG GTGAAAAGCAGATGCGTTTCAGCCTCTCAGACATCCCCTATGATGTGAACTCGGGTGGCTATGAGAAGGATGTGGAGTTGGTAGCACATcatggcctggagcctggcttTGGAGGTTCTCTGGCCTTTGTGGGGGCAGAGCATCTGCGTCCCCTCCGCCTTCCACCTACCAATTGCATCTCAGAACTCACACCCGTCATCAGCTCTGTCTACACCCAGATGCAGCCCCTCCCCGGCCGACTGGAGCTTCCAGGGTCCCGAGAAGCAGGTGAGGGACCCGAGGACCTGGCCGATGGAGGTCCCCTCCTCTACCGGGCCCGAGGCCCCCTGACCGACCCTGGGGCATCCCCCAGCAATGGCTGCCAAGACTCCACAGATACAGAGAGCAACCACGAAGATCGGGTTGGGGGGGTGGTATCCCTCCCTCAgggtcccccaccccagccacctcCCACCATTGTGGTGGGCCGGCCCAGTCCTGCCTACGCCAAAGAGGACCCCAAGCCGCAGGAGGGGTTACTACGGGGCACCCCAGGCCCCTCCAAGGAAGTGCTCCGGGTGGTGGGCGAGAGTGGTGAGCCTGTGAAAGCCTTCAAGTGTGAGCACTGCCGAATCCTTTTTCTGGACCATGTCATGTTCACCATCCACATGGGCTGCCATGGCTTCAGAGACCCTTTCGAGTGTAACATCTGTGGTTACCACAGCCAGGACCGGTACGAATTCTCTTCTCACATTGTCCGGGGGGAGCACAAGGTGGGCTAG
- the IKZF4 gene encoding zinc finger protein Eos isoform X4, translating to MLGLLGSGDSSLEKEFLGAPVGPSVSTPNSQHSSPSRSLSANSIKVEMYSDEESSRLLGPDERLLEKDDSVIVEDSLSEPLGYCDGSGPEPHSPGGIRLPNGKLKCDVCGMVCIGPNVLMVHKRSHTGERPFHCNQCGASFTQKGNLLRHIKLHSGEKPFKCPFCNYACRRRDALTGHLRTHSVSSPTVGKPYKCNYCGRSYKQQSTLEEHKERCHNYLQSLSTEAQALAGQAGDEIRDLEMVPDSMLHSSSERPTFIDRLANSLTKRKRSTPQKFVGEKQMRFSLSDIPYDVNSGGYEKDVELVAHHGLEPGFGGSLAFVGAEHLRPLRLPPTNCISELTPVISSVYTQMQPLPGRLELPGSREAGEGPEDLADGGPLLYRARGPLTDPGASPSNGCQDSTDTESNHEDRVGGVVSLPQGPPPQPPPTIVVGRPSPAYAKEDPKPQEGLLRGTPGPSKEVLRVVGESGEPVKAFKCEHCRILFLDHVMFTIHMGCHGFRDPFECNICGYHSQDRYEFSSHIVRGEHKVG from the exons GTAGCGGGGACTCATCTCTGGAGAAGGAGTTCCTTGGGGCCCCAGTGGGGCCCTCGGTGAGCACCCCCAACAGCCAGCACTCTTCTCCCAGCCGCTCACTCAGTG CCAACTCCATCAAGGTGGAGATGTACAGCGATGAGGAGTCGAGCAGACTGCTGGGGCCAGATGAGCGGCTCCTAGAAAAGGACGACAGTGTGATCGTGGAAGACTCGTTGTCAGAGCCCCTGGGCTACTGTGATGGAAGTGGGCCAGAGCCTCACTCCCCCGGGGGCATCCGGCTGCCCAATGGCAAGCTCAAATGTGATGTCTGCGGCATGGTCTGTATCGGACCCAATGTGCTCATGGTGCATAAGCGCAGCCACACGG GTGAAAGGCCCTTCCACTGCAACCAGTGTGGCGCCTCCTTCACCCAGAAGGGGAACCTGCTGCGCCACATCAAACTTCACTCTGGGGAGAAGCCTTTCAAATGTCCCTTCTGTAACTACGCCTGCCGCCGGCGCGATGCTCTCACTGGCCACCTCCGCACACACTCGG TCTCCTCTCCCACGGTGGGCAAGCCCTACAAGTGTAACTACTGTGGCCGGAGCTACAAACAGCAGAGTACCCTGGAGGAGCACAAAGAGCGGTGCCACAACTACCTACAGAGTCTCAGCACTGAAGCCCAAGCTCTGGCTGGCCAAGCAG GTGATGAGATACGTGACCTGGAGATGGTGCCAGACTCCATGTTGCACTCGTCCTCTGAGCGGCCAACCTTCATTGATCGGCTGGCCAACAGCCTCACCAAACGCAAGCGTTCCACCCCCCAGAAGTTCGTAG GTGAAAAGCAGATGCGTTTCAGCCTCTCAGACATCCCCTATGATGTGAACTCGGGTGGCTATGAGAAGGATGTGGAGTTGGTAGCACATcatggcctggagcctggcttTGGAGGTTCTCTGGCCTTTGTGGGGGCAGAGCATCTGCGTCCCCTCCGCCTTCCACCTACCAATTGCATCTCAGAACTCACACCCGTCATCAGCTCTGTCTACACCCAGATGCAGCCCCTCCCCGGCCGACTGGAGCTTCCAGGGTCCCGAGAAGCAGGTGAGGGACCCGAGGACCTGGCCGATGGAGGTCCCCTCCTCTACCGGGCCCGAGGCCCCCTGACCGACCCTGGGGCATCCCCCAGCAATGGCTGCCAAGACTCCACAGATACAGAGAGCAACCACGAAGATCGGGTTGGGGGGGTGGTATCCCTCCCTCAgggtcccccaccccagccacctcCCACCATTGTGGTGGGCCGGCCCAGTCCTGCCTACGCCAAAGAGGACCCCAAGCCGCAGGAGGGGTTACTACGGGGCACCCCAGGCCCCTCCAAGGAAGTGCTCCGGGTGGTGGGCGAGAGTGGTGAGCCTGTGAAAGCCTTCAAGTGTGAGCACTGCCGAATCCTTTTTCTGGACCATGTCATGTTCACCATCCACATGGGCTGCCATGGCTTCAGAGACCCTTTCGAGTGTAACATCTGTGGTTACCACAGCCAGGACCGGTACGAATTCTCTTCTCACATTGTCCGGGGGGAGCACAAGGTGGGCTAG
- the IKZF4 gene encoding zinc finger protein Eos isoform X2, whose translation MAAPICLLERDPSGGCVPDFLPQAQDSNHFIMESLFCESSGDSSLEKEFLGAPVGPSVSTPNSQHSSPSRSLSANSIKVEMYSDEESSRLLGPDERLLEKDDSVIVEDSLSEPLGYCDGSGPEPHSPGGIRLPNGKLKCDVCGMVCIGPNVLMVHKRSHTGERPFHCNQCGASFTQKGNLLRHIKLHSGEKPFKCPFCNYACRRRDALTGHLRTHSVSSPTVGKPYKCNYCGRSYKQQSTLEEHKERCHNYLQSLSTEAQALAGQAGDEIRDLEMVPDSMLHSSSERPTFIDRLANSLTKRKRSTPQKFVGEKQMRFSLSDIPYDVNSGGYEKDVELVAHHGLEPGFGGSLAFVGAEHLRPLRLPPTNCISELTPVISSVYTQMQPLPGRLELPGSREAGEGPEDLADGGPLLYRARGPLTDPGASPSNGCQDSTDTESNHEDRVGGVVSLPQGPPPQPPPTIVVGRPSPAYAKEDPKPQEGLLRGTPGPSKEVLRVVGESGEPVKAFKCEHCRILFLDHVMFTIHMGCHGFRDPFECNICGYHSQDRYEFSSHIVRGEHKVG comes from the exons GTAGCGGGGACTCATCTCTGGAGAAGGAGTTCCTTGGGGCCCCAGTGGGGCCCTCGGTGAGCACCCCCAACAGCCAGCACTCTTCTCCCAGCCGCTCACTCAGTG CCAACTCCATCAAGGTGGAGATGTACAGCGATGAGGAGTCGAGCAGACTGCTGGGGCCAGATGAGCGGCTCCTAGAAAAGGACGACAGTGTGATCGTGGAAGACTCGTTGTCAGAGCCCCTGGGCTACTGTGATGGAAGTGGGCCAGAGCCTCACTCCCCCGGGGGCATCCGGCTGCCCAATGGCAAGCTCAAATGTGATGTCTGCGGCATGGTCTGTATCGGACCCAATGTGCTCATGGTGCATAAGCGCAGCCACACGG GTGAAAGGCCCTTCCACTGCAACCAGTGTGGCGCCTCCTTCACCCAGAAGGGGAACCTGCTGCGCCACATCAAACTTCACTCTGGGGAGAAGCCTTTCAAATGTCCCTTCTGTAACTACGCCTGCCGCCGGCGCGATGCTCTCACTGGCCACCTCCGCACACACTCGG TCTCCTCTCCCACGGTGGGCAAGCCCTACAAGTGTAACTACTGTGGCCGGAGCTACAAACAGCAGAGTACCCTGGAGGAGCACAAAGAGCGGTGCCACAACTACCTACAGAGTCTCAGCACTGAAGCCCAAGCTCTGGCTGGCCAAGCAG GTGATGAGATACGTGACCTGGAGATGGTGCCAGACTCCATGTTGCACTCGTCCTCTGAGCGGCCAACCTTCATTGATCGGCTGGCCAACAGCCTCACCAAACGCAAGCGTTCCACCCCCCAGAAGTTCGTAG GTGAAAAGCAGATGCGTTTCAGCCTCTCAGACATCCCCTATGATGTGAACTCGGGTGGCTATGAGAAGGATGTGGAGTTGGTAGCACATcatggcctggagcctggcttTGGAGGTTCTCTGGCCTTTGTGGGGGCAGAGCATCTGCGTCCCCTCCGCCTTCCACCTACCAATTGCATCTCAGAACTCACACCCGTCATCAGCTCTGTCTACACCCAGATGCAGCCCCTCCCCGGCCGACTGGAGCTTCCAGGGTCCCGAGAAGCAGGTGAGGGACCCGAGGACCTGGCCGATGGAGGTCCCCTCCTCTACCGGGCCCGAGGCCCCCTGACCGACCCTGGGGCATCCCCCAGCAATGGCTGCCAAGACTCCACAGATACAGAGAGCAACCACGAAGATCGGGTTGGGGGGGTGGTATCCCTCCCTCAgggtcccccaccccagccacctcCCACCATTGTGGTGGGCCGGCCCAGTCCTGCCTACGCCAAAGAGGACCCCAAGCCGCAGGAGGGGTTACTACGGGGCACCCCAGGCCCCTCCAAGGAAGTGCTCCGGGTGGTGGGCGAGAGTGGTGAGCCTGTGAAAGCCTTCAAGTGTGAGCACTGCCGAATCCTTTTTCTGGACCATGTCATGTTCACCATCCACATGGGCTGCCATGGCTTCAGAGACCCTTTCGAGTGTAACATCTGTGGTTACCACAGCCAGGACCGGTACGAATTCTCTTCTCACATTGTCCGGGGGGAGCACAAGGTGGGCTAG